The following proteins are co-located in the Corynebacterium aquilae DSM 44791 genome:
- a CDS encoding DUF1906 domain-containing protein has product MAITRRHFLLSTLALAGATTIGAAPAHARPVIGKVLDYSAGVPSGRAVAAAGYIGAVRYVSTARPGAAWMLGKPVRRTETNDFAANKLSIASVYQFGVGPTADWRAGAAGAAQHVPQAIALHRAAGGPINRPIYMAIDDNPTRAQYLQQIKPFLVASQTALAAAGYQLGVYGNYNVVDWCVNDGIGQFYWMHDWGSQGRIHPRANIHQLPQNRQVTVDGITCDVNDVFTRDWGQWSPGVVAPRVPETHTDTTIEQPIYNPELTAPLGDALGLNPEEQQALNELGPLLGKLAGGGSSLSS; this is encoded by the coding sequence ATGGCAATCACCCGCCGACACTTCCTTTTGAGCACACTGGCACTAGCCGGCGCCACCACCATCGGCGCGGCCCCCGCGCACGCCCGCCCAGTCATCGGCAAAGTACTGGACTACTCCGCCGGTGTTCCCAGCGGGCGGGCCGTCGCCGCCGCCGGCTACATCGGCGCCGTGCGCTATGTCTCCACCGCCCGGCCGGGTGCTGCGTGGATGCTCGGCAAGCCGGTCCGGCGCACCGAAACCAACGACTTCGCCGCCAATAAGCTCTCGATCGCCAGCGTGTACCAGTTCGGCGTTGGGCCCACCGCCGATTGGCGCGCCGGCGCCGCCGGTGCCGCCCAGCACGTTCCCCAAGCCATCGCCCTCCACCGCGCGGCGGGCGGCCCCATCAACCGCCCCATCTACATGGCCATCGACGATAACCCCACCCGCGCCCAATACCTCCAGCAGATCAAGCCTTTCCTCGTGGCCTCCCAAACCGCGCTGGCAGCTGCGGGATACCAGCTGGGTGTGTACGGCAACTACAACGTCGTCGACTGGTGCGTCAACGACGGCATCGGGCAGTTCTACTGGATGCACGACTGGGGCTCCCAGGGGCGTATCCACCCGCGGGCCAACATCCACCAGCTGCCCCAAAACCGCCAGGTCACCGTCGACGGCATCACCTGCGACGTCAACGACGTGTTCACCCGCGACTGGGGACAGTGGAGCCCCGGGGTAGTGGCACCTAGGGTTCCCGAAACCCACACCGACACCACCATCGAGCAACCCATCTACAACCCCGAGCTGACCGCCCCGCTGGGCGACGCCCTCGGGCTTAACCCGGAGGAGCAACAAGCCCTCAACGAGCTAGGCCCCCTCCTCGGCAAGCTCGCCGGTGGCGGCTCCTCCCTGTCCAGCTAG
- a CDS encoding TetR/AcrR family transcriptional regulator, translating into MGDVKQVERKAQILQAALALFAERGYYGTSMADIAASIDMRASSLYNHYSSKHELLATIMTHSQMDLLAAHGAALAGKATPTQQLAASMDCHLTFHAQRQQEVLVANREVKMLQDPERTMLTQLRRDYVSRWVNILERGNAAGEFTCEKPRLTAYALIDMGIGVAIWYRADGEYSLEEMIAHYQDMALRTVGA; encoded by the coding sequence ATGGGAGACGTGAAACAGGTCGAACGCAAAGCCCAGATCCTCCAAGCAGCTCTGGCGCTTTTCGCCGAGCGCGGCTACTACGGCACCTCCATGGCCGACATTGCCGCCAGCATCGACATGCGCGCCTCAAGCCTGTACAACCACTACTCCTCCAAACACGAGCTGCTGGCGACCATCATGACCCACAGCCAAATGGACCTGCTCGCCGCCCACGGCGCCGCCCTGGCCGGAAAAGCCACCCCCACCCAACAGCTGGCGGCCAGCATGGATTGCCACCTCACCTTCCACGCCCAAAGGCAGCAGGAAGTCCTCGTCGCCAACCGCGAAGTGAAAATGCTGCAAGACCCAGAACGCACCATGCTGACCCAGCTGCGTCGCGACTACGTCTCCCGCTGGGTAAACATCCTGGAGCGCGGAAACGCAGCCGGCGAATTCACCTGCGAAAAACCCCGCCTGACCGCCTACGCACTCATCGACATGGGCATCGGTGTCGCCATCTGGTACCGCGCTGACGGCGAATACAGCCTGGAAGAAATGATCGCGCACTACCAAGACATGGCGCTGCGCACCGTCGGCGCCTAA
- a CDS encoding 3-hydroxyacyl-CoA dehydrogenase/enoyl-CoA hydratase family protein — MSISARAVTAPHTITIDNPIRQATVIGAGSMGSGIAALLASNGVQVLLLDVPDGSDRDARARRGLELQLKRGGFTHPDFADNVTVGNTEDDFERIADSQWVIEAVFENLEVKRDVYARLEAVLSADAVLSSNTSTIPLAQLSEQMGESMARRFVITHFFNPPRVMNLVEVVSGKRTDAGVVEHISEVITHQLGKVALPCRDTPGFLANRVGNLWMAAAAILAFEQDISPELADAINQRIFTTPRTGVFGLFDYIGLQLVPDVWGSFLTKVDEFDAYRRFRVDNHPLFTGLIERGLTGRTGESGIYKGREQVIDPESMTYRDRRPVEDAALMAADTAGVVDADSPGGRYARAVFLEVVRYCASIAPEIADNVDDIDQSMIHGYSWKQGPFALADGVGLDGVISRMEADGIEVPEFLRTAAAAGGFYPAAGKCLSTTGQVVDRPSTTGQQTIAALAAECGVGEKNDDAQLIVLPDGTGIFSALTKRGSMSPAVFELLDRVCADGNPLGLRALVLASDDPRAFCAGADLGTLAQAGADGDEARLREFIDTGARVFARMRQAEFPVVAAVRGFALGGGLELLLHTDAAVFHQDCVVGFPERSVGLFPGWSGPLRAAQRIRAHLDESPDRDARALAKAFALSLETTPMKGAYALSAAGLLGEHDQVIALGAGVLDQAIVVARELARDYVAPAAAEFVAYKVGAGQPGLAEQWLESADGADEVDGRIAHALAQLLEAGADTSAAGGILSEATYLQRNCALCAPLLCQPGHAERAAAVLSGAGRKRR; from the coding sequence ATGAGTATTTCTGCGCGAGCGGTGACTGCGCCGCACACGATCACGATCGATAATCCCATCCGCCAGGCCACGGTTATTGGGGCGGGTTCTATGGGTTCTGGCATTGCGGCGCTGTTGGCGTCGAATGGGGTGCAGGTTTTGCTGTTGGATGTTCCGGATGGCTCAGATCGGGATGCTCGTGCGCGGCGGGGTCTTGAGTTGCAGCTGAAGCGGGGTGGGTTTACTCACCCGGATTTTGCGGACAACGTCACGGTGGGCAATACGGAGGATGATTTCGAAAGGATTGCTGATAGCCAGTGGGTGATTGAGGCTGTTTTCGAAAACCTTGAGGTGAAGCGGGATGTGTATGCCCGTCTTGAGGCTGTGTTGTCTGCTGATGCTGTGCTGAGTTCGAATACGTCCACTATTCCTTTGGCGCAGCTGTCGGAGCAGATGGGTGAGTCGATGGCGCGACGGTTTGTGATTACGCACTTTTTTAATCCGCCGCGTGTGATGAATTTGGTGGAGGTTGTTTCTGGTAAGCGCACTGATGCGGGGGTGGTTGAGCATATCTCGGAGGTGATTACGCACCAGCTGGGTAAGGTGGCTTTGCCGTGTCGTGATACTCCGGGTTTTTTGGCCAACCGGGTGGGGAATTTGTGGATGGCTGCTGCCGCGATTTTGGCTTTTGAGCAGGACATTTCTCCGGAGTTGGCGGATGCTATCAATCAGCGCATTTTCACTACTCCGCGCACTGGTGTGTTTGGTCTGTTTGACTACATTGGTTTGCAGTTGGTGCCTGATGTGTGGGGAAGTTTTTTGACGAAGGTCGATGAGTTTGATGCTTATCGGCGTTTCCGGGTGGATAATCATCCGTTGTTTACTGGCCTGATTGAGCGGGGGCTGACGGGCCGTACTGGCGAGTCGGGTATCTATAAGGGTCGTGAACAGGTCATTGATCCGGAGTCGATGACGTATCGGGATCGTCGCCCCGTGGAGGATGCTGCGCTGATGGCTGCGGATACGGCGGGTGTTGTGGATGCGGATTCGCCGGGTGGTCGTTATGCGCGGGCGGTGTTTTTGGAGGTGGTGCGCTATTGCGCGAGTATTGCCCCGGAGATTGCCGATAATGTCGATGACATTGATCAGTCCATGATTCATGGCTATTCCTGGAAGCAGGGGCCTTTTGCGCTTGCGGATGGGGTGGGCCTTGATGGTGTCATCAGCCGGATGGAGGCTGATGGTATTGAGGTGCCGGAGTTTTTGCGTACCGCGGCGGCTGCTGGTGGTTTTTATCCGGCTGCGGGTAAGTGTCTTTCTACTACCGGGCAGGTGGTGGATCGGCCTAGCACGACGGGCCAGCAGACGATTGCTGCGTTGGCTGCTGAGTGTGGGGTTGGGGAGAAAAATGATGATGCGCAGTTGATTGTGTTGCCGGATGGCACGGGTATTTTCAGCGCGTTGACGAAGCGTGGTTCTATGAGCCCGGCCGTGTTTGAGTTGCTGGATCGAGTGTGCGCGGACGGCAATCCCTTGGGGTTGCGCGCGTTGGTGCTGGCTTCGGATGATCCGCGCGCGTTTTGTGCTGGCGCCGATTTGGGGACCTTGGCGCAGGCTGGTGCTGATGGCGATGAGGCGCGTTTGCGTGAGTTTATTGACACTGGTGCGCGGGTGTTTGCGCGGATGCGTCAGGCGGAGTTCCCTGTTGTTGCTGCGGTGCGGGGTTTCGCCTTGGGGGGTGGGTTGGAGCTGCTGCTGCATACTGATGCGGCGGTGTTCCATCAGGACTGTGTGGTTGGTTTTCCGGAGCGTTCGGTGGGGTTGTTCCCCGGTTGGTCTGGCCCGCTGCGCGCGGCACAGCGGATTAGGGCGCACCTGGATGAATCGCCGGATCGTGACGCGCGGGCTTTGGCAAAGGCGTTTGCTTTGAGTCTGGAGACCACGCCGATGAAGGGCGCTTATGCGTTAAGTGCTGCGGGTTTGCTGGGTGAGCATGATCAGGTCATCGCTTTAGGTGCTGGTGTGTTGGATCAGGCGATTGTGGTGGCGCGCGAGTTGGCGCGTGACTATGTGGCTCCAGCTGCGGCTGAGTTTGTGGCCTATAAGGTCGGCGCTGGCCAGCCTGGTTTGGCTGAACAGTGGTTGGAGTCTGCAGACGGTGCCGATGAGGTTGATGGGCGTATCGCCCATGCGCTTGCACAGCTGCTTGAGGCTGGTGCGGACACCTCGGCTGCTGGTGGGATTCTTTCTGAGGCCACCTACTTGCAGCGCAATTGCGCGCTGTGTGCTCCCCTGTTGTGTCAGCCCGGTCACGCGGAGCGTGCTGCGGCGGTGCTCAGCGGTGCGGGACGTAAAAGGCGCTAG
- a CDS encoding acetyl-CoA C-acyltransferase: protein MSNVARDIYICAAKRTPIGTFMGSLSGFSPAELGAITAEAALAQAGLDARHVDSLVVGNIIATSPQTLYVARDIGRRVGVPDSATALNVNRACGSGVQAIISGALEIASGTADVVLAGGSEVMSQAPYTVDGMRRGKKMGDGRLTDWLTGLLSCPFGNGHMGVTAENVAEKYGVSREDQDRFAELSQSRAAAAIAGGEFVDQIVPVAVKTRKGEVSFDTDEHPRETTVETLAKLPAVFAEGGSVTAGNASGINDGACMLVLASGDAVQEHGLSPLGVIRGWGIAGVPPEIMGIGPVAAVPKALQHAGLSLDDIGVIESNEAFAAQAVAVSRELGFDEAKTNPQGGAIALGHPVGATGAILTTKALYYQRRNNVRFGLVTLCIGGGQGIALVVENLAFDGAK, encoded by the coding sequence ATGAGCAACGTGGCTCGAGATATCTACATTTGCGCTGCTAAGCGCACACCCATTGGCACTTTCATGGGTTCCTTGTCCGGTTTTAGTCCTGCAGAGCTTGGTGCGATCACTGCGGAGGCTGCGTTGGCTCAGGCTGGTCTTGATGCCCGCCACGTTGATTCTTTGGTGGTCGGCAATATCATTGCGACCAGTCCGCAGACTTTGTATGTGGCTCGTGATATCGGGCGGCGTGTGGGGGTGCCGGATTCGGCGACTGCTTTGAATGTGAATCGGGCGTGTGGTTCGGGGGTGCAGGCTATTATTTCTGGCGCGTTGGAGATTGCTTCTGGCACGGCGGATGTGGTGTTGGCTGGGGGCAGTGAGGTGATGAGCCAGGCTCCGTACACCGTTGATGGGATGCGTCGTGGCAAGAAGATGGGCGATGGTCGGTTGACGGATTGGTTGACTGGTTTGCTCAGCTGCCCGTTCGGTAATGGTCATATGGGGGTGACTGCGGAGAATGTGGCGGAGAAGTATGGCGTTAGTCGTGAGGATCAGGATCGTTTTGCCGAGTTGAGTCAGTCTCGGGCGGCGGCGGCGATTGCTGGTGGGGAGTTTGTTGATCAGATTGTGCCGGTTGCGGTGAAGACGCGGAAGGGGGAGGTCAGTTTTGATACTGATGAGCATCCGCGTGAGACCACGGTGGAGACGTTGGCGAAGTTGCCTGCGGTGTTTGCTGAGGGTGGGTCTGTGACGGCGGGTAATGCGTCGGGCATTAATGATGGTGCTTGCATGTTGGTGTTGGCGTCTGGGGATGCGGTGCAGGAGCATGGGTTGTCCCCGTTGGGGGTTATTCGTGGGTGGGGTATTGCTGGTGTGCCCCCGGAGATCATGGGTATTGGGCCGGTTGCGGCGGTGCCGAAGGCGTTGCAGCATGCTGGTCTGAGCTTGGATGACATTGGGGTGATTGAGTCCAATGAGGCGTTTGCTGCGCAGGCTGTGGCGGTGAGTCGCGAGCTTGGTTTTGATGAGGCGAAGACGAATCCTCAGGGTGGGGCGATCGCCTTGGGTCACCCGGTGGGTGCTACTGGGGCGATTTTGACGACTAAGGCTTTGTATTACCAGCGTCGGAACAATGTGCGTTTCGGTTTGGTCACGTTGTGTATCGGTGGTGGCCAGGGTATTGCCCTGGTTGTTGAGAATCTTGCTTTCGATGGCGCGAAGTAG
- a CDS encoding acyl-CoA dehydrogenase family protein: MSHDLLGPSTDYYRVLDDVSGADLDAWQRARAFEADCLPVINEHWEKGETPRALINRMAELDLFNDGLDIAGHTQLSPLAAGLVLMEISRIDGSMGSIIAVQAGLVMRAIRTYGSQEQQDKYLEDLASAKILGSFGLTEPDHGSDAVSLETSATKDGDEWVLNGQKRWIGFGATGDLTIIWARTPDGGVSGFLVPQDTPGYSAEVITGKACLRAIDQSLITLKDCRVPDSARLPGVSSFKDVSAVLSATRSGVAWMALGHAIACYEAALAHARERVQFGKPLIHFQLIQQRLADMLQQVTSMTLHCRRLADLEAAGKLTPEMASLAKVHNTRLARTIAADARDMLGGSGILLENHVIRHMVDMETLHTYEGTDSIQSLIVGRSITGKGAFV, translated from the coding sequence ATGAGCCACGATCTGCTCGGCCCCAGCACCGACTACTACCGCGTCCTCGACGACGTCTCCGGCGCAGACCTCGACGCTTGGCAGCGGGCCCGCGCCTTTGAGGCCGACTGCCTGCCCGTCATCAACGAGCACTGGGAAAAAGGCGAAACGCCCCGCGCCCTGATCAACCGCATGGCCGAACTCGACCTTTTCAACGATGGCCTCGACATTGCCGGTCACACCCAGCTCTCCCCCTTGGCTGCAGGCCTAGTCCTGATGGAGATCTCCCGCATCGACGGATCCATGGGCTCCATCATCGCCGTCCAGGCAGGCCTGGTCATGCGCGCCATCCGCACGTATGGCTCGCAGGAACAGCAGGACAAGTACCTCGAAGACTTGGCCAGCGCGAAGATTCTGGGGTCTTTCGGACTGACCGAGCCTGACCACGGCTCCGATGCGGTCTCGCTGGAAACCAGCGCCACCAAGGACGGCGACGAGTGGGTCCTCAATGGGCAAAAGCGGTGGATCGGCTTCGGCGCCACCGGAGATCTCACCATCATTTGGGCGCGCACCCCGGACGGTGGGGTCAGCGGCTTCCTCGTCCCGCAGGACACCCCGGGCTATTCCGCCGAGGTCATCACCGGCAAAGCCTGCCTGCGCGCCATCGACCAATCCCTGATCACCCTGAAGGATTGCCGAGTACCCGACTCCGCCCGCCTGCCGGGGGTCTCCAGCTTCAAGGATGTCTCCGCCGTGCTGTCCGCCACCCGCTCCGGGGTGGCGTGGATGGCGCTTGGCCACGCCATTGCCTGCTACGAGGCAGCCCTGGCGCATGCCCGCGAGCGCGTCCAGTTCGGCAAACCGCTGATCCACTTCCAGCTCATCCAACAGCGCCTGGCCGACATGCTCCAGCAGGTGACCTCGATGACCCTGCACTGCCGCCGCCTCGCAGACCTGGAGGCTGCCGGCAAACTCACCCCCGAGATGGCCTCCCTCGCCAAGGTGCACAACACCCGCCTGGCGCGCACCATCGCCGCTGACGCCCGCGACATGCTCGGAGGCTCCGGCATCCTGCTGGAAAACCACGTCATCCGCCACATGGTCGACATGGAAACGCTGCACACCTACGAAGGAACGGACTCCATCCAATCCCTCATCGTCGGCCGTTCCATCACCGGCAAGGGCGCCTTCGTCTAA
- a CDS encoding 3-oxoacid CoA-transferase, which translates to MSKNKLVTTLDDALAGLQPGMTITVGGFGICGNPFTLIEGIAERGIGNLTVYSNNPGSHPERGPLGLAHLVERKLVSRFGGSHNSFNKEFERQYLAGEIEVELIPQGTLAERMRAGGAGIPGFYTATGTSTFVAEGGLPEMFDGQGGVSKQSQPKETRVLEFQGQEREYVFERAITSDFGFIRAHKVDKAGNCVFRNTAQNFNMEAGMCADITVVEAEHVVEVGELDPNEIHLPGIFVDRILQLTPEQAENKPIEIVITRPKGGEDPTEAIAHHEPLVREDGKGWTRNGIAARAALELNDGDYVNLGVGIPTLVANHVPDGVDITLQGENGILSIGPSPTEDEVDADLINASKATITLLPGSATFSSSMSFAMIRGGKINAVILGSLQVAENGDIANWGIPGKKMNGMGGAMDLVNGVDHVIALMEQRSDKHTEPKLLHRCTYPLTGSQCVKRVITDLGVYDITEDGFLLVELAPGITVEDVVNHCRVEVKISDNLKTN; encoded by the coding sequence ATGAGCAAGAACAAACTCGTCACCACCCTCGATGACGCACTCGCCGGCCTACAGCCCGGTATGACCATCACTGTCGGAGGCTTCGGTATCTGCGGCAACCCCTTCACCCTCATTGAGGGAATCGCGGAACGCGGCATCGGAAACCTCACCGTCTACTCCAATAACCCCGGCTCCCACCCGGAGCGTGGCCCCCTCGGCTTGGCGCACCTGGTCGAACGCAAGCTGGTCAGTCGCTTCGGTGGCTCACACAACTCCTTCAATAAGGAATTCGAGCGCCAGTACCTCGCCGGGGAGATCGAAGTTGAGCTCATTCCGCAGGGCACCCTGGCGGAAAGGATGCGTGCCGGCGGCGCCGGCATTCCCGGCTTCTACACCGCCACCGGAACCTCCACCTTCGTGGCCGAAGGCGGGTTGCCGGAAATGTTTGACGGCCAAGGGGGAGTGAGCAAGCAGTCGCAGCCGAAGGAAACCCGGGTGCTGGAATTCCAGGGCCAGGAACGCGAGTATGTCTTCGAGCGCGCCATCACCTCCGATTTTGGTTTCATTCGTGCTCACAAGGTCGACAAGGCCGGCAACTGCGTATTCCGCAATACGGCGCAAAACTTCAACATGGAAGCCGGCATGTGTGCCGACATCACGGTGGTGGAGGCGGAGCACGTCGTCGAGGTCGGGGAGCTTGATCCGAACGAGATTCACCTGCCGGGCATTTTCGTCGACCGCATTCTTCAGCTCACCCCGGAGCAGGCGGAGAACAAGCCCATCGAGATCGTCATCACCCGCCCGAAGGGCGGCGAGGATCCCACCGAGGCTATCGCCCACCACGAGCCGCTGGTGCGGGAGGACGGCAAGGGCTGGACCCGTAACGGCATCGCCGCCCGTGCCGCCCTGGAGCTCAACGACGGCGACTACGTGAACCTTGGTGTCGGCATTCCCACCTTGGTCGCTAATCACGTGCCCGACGGGGTCGATATCACCCTGCAGGGAGAAAACGGCATCCTGTCCATCGGCCCCAGCCCCACCGAGGACGAGGTCGATGCGGACCTGATCAACGCCTCCAAGGCCACCATCACGCTGCTGCCCGGCTCTGCGACTTTCAGCTCGTCCATGAGTTTCGCGATGATCCGCGGCGGCAAGATCAATGCCGTGATTCTCGGGTCCTTGCAGGTGGCCGAAAATGGCGATATTGCCAACTGGGGTATTCCGGGTAAGAAGATGAACGGCATGGGCGGGGCCATGGACCTGGTCAACGGTGTCGATCACGTCATCGCCCTGATGGAGCAGCGCTCCGACAAGCACACCGAGCCGAAGCTGCTGCACCGCTGCACCTACCCGCTGACCGGTTCCCAGTGCGTCAAGCGCGTCATCACCGACCTGGGTGTCTACGACATCACCGAGGACGGTTTCCTCCTGGTAGAGCTCGCCCCCGGAATCACCGTCGAGGACGTGGTGAATCACTGCCGAGTTGAGGTGAAGATTTCCGACAACCTCAAAACCAACTAG